From the Sanguibacter sp. HDW7 genome, the window AGCGATCGTGCTTCCCGACGTCTTCGTCGACATGCTGCGAGCGGAACTCATCACCGCAGGCATCGTCGTCCTCTTCTTCGTCATGGTGCGGATGCTCAACAAGGGCGGCATCGGCATGGGCGACGTCAAGCTGTTCGCCGTCATGACACTCTTCCTCGGGACCCAGCTCGCGCTCGCGTCGATCTTCGCCTCGCTCCTCGTGTCATTCTTCGTCGCGCTCGTCGCGATGGCGACGAAGCGCAAGACCCGCAAGGATACGTTCGCCATGGTCCCGTCCATCGCGCTCGGGACGGCGCTCGCCGTCGTCCTCGTCTCTATCAGGGGAGCTCTCTGAGTGAAGTCCTATCGTGTGCTCGTCCTCATGGTCCTCTGCGTCTCCATCGCGGCGGGCTGGTTCTCGCTCGCCCGGAGCAACGCGACGCTGACGGGCGAGTACGACTCCCGTCTCGCTGCCGGCCGCGCCGCCGCGGAGATCGGTGCGACCCGCGAGGTGCAGGAGCAGATGCGCGCCGCGCTCGCGATCCGGCCGAGCTTCGAGGTCGCGAACGAGCTTGCGGTGTACCTGCGCGACAACGCCCCGCAGGACATGTACGTCGACGAGCTCGAGAAGCTCGTCGCGGGATACCCGAACCGTCCCGAGGGCTACGAGATGCTCGTGGCCGCGCACACCAAGGCCGAGGAGTGGCCCGAGGCATATGCGGTGCTCGAGGCTGCGGCGGCGCGCGAGGTCGTGTCGACGGCACTGACGACTGAACGAACAGGTCTTGCGTATCGCTACCGGCTCGCTCCCACGCCGTACCCCGAGATCACGCCGTACACCCGGTACGACGTCGCGACGATCCTCGACGGCTCGGAGTGGGCGTACGTGAATGCGAAGGGGACGACGCTCGACGGGCGGTTCGACGTCGTGAGCCCGTACTGGAACGGTGAGCGCGCCGTCGTCGTCGAGGGGCTGCCCCGATTTGTCGACGACAAGGGCCAGACGACGTACGTGGCGACGCGTGCGGGGTACGCGGGCTACGGCATCTACGCCGACGGGCTCTTCGACGCGACGCTCAAGGACGGGACGGCGACTTTCCTGACCGACGCGTTCCGTCCAGCGTTCGGCGACACGGTGTACGAGGAGGTCACGACGTTCGTCGGTGGCCTCGCCGGCGCCAAGCAGGGTGGGGCTTGGTCGGTGCTCGACCGCGGCGGCAAGGTCGTCGGATCGGGCTACGCGGCAGTGGCTGTCGACGAGTCGCGGATCCTCGTCGGTCAGGACCGCTACTTCGCCAAGGTCGGCGAGTCGTTCCAGATGTTCGACATGGCGGGCTCGCGCGTCGGGGACGGTGCGTACGAGGACGCGCGACCCTTCGACGCGTCGGGGCCGGCGGCCGTCAAGGTCGGGGGCGACTGGGGCTTCGTCGGCACGGACGGCTCGATGGTCGTCGCCCCGGCGTTCGAGGACGCTCGCTCGTTCGCGAACGGTCTGGCCGCGGTGCGCACCGGTGGGCTGTGGGGCTATGTGGACTCTGCGGGGAAGCTCGTCATCCCGGCGACGTTCCGCGACGCGACGCGGTTCAGCTCGGAGGGCACGGCGCTCGTGCTCACGGACGCCGCGAGCACGCCCGCGATGCTCCTCGACCTCGATTCTCCGACGGCCTCCCCGAGCCCTGACGGCGCGGCGACCCCCGCGCCGACGGCGACGGGCACCGCCGCTGCCGACGCGACGAGCGACCCGGCAGGGACGCCGGCCGATCCCGGCGCGACCTCGGACCCTTCTCTTCCCACCACCCCCGCCCCGGGCGAGGCCCCTCGTGTCGAGGAAACTCCTGGGTGGCGGCTGCTCGAGCTTGTGAGGTTCAAGTGACGACGTTCGACTACACGGAGGCGGGCGGCGGCGGTCGACTCGAGACGGTGCTCGCACCGGAGGCCTCCATCGACGGCACGACGTGGGGGATGCTCTCGCACAACGTCATCCCTGGCATCGCGCGCGTCTCGCGCTCGCAGCTCGACGACAGGGTCTCGCTCGCGTTCGGTGTCGTGGGCACCCCGCTCGCACGGACGATGGACCAGCAGCTCCGCAAGGAGGAGGTCCTGTGGATGCTCGATGCCATGGTCGAGGCGGTCCTCGCGGTCGAACGCCACATGATCCCGGTCGAGTCGGTCGTGTACGACCCTGACCACGTCTACGTCGACGCCGCCTCGCGCACCGTGACAATGATCTGCGTCCCTGTCGACGGGGTCGACCACGGTGACCCGGTGACCTTCTTCAAGAAGGTGATCTTCAACCTCCGGTACGACCAGCGCGACGACACGACGTACGTGAGCGACCTCATCAACGTCCTCGGCGGGTCCGAGGCGCACGACCTCTCGCGTCTTGCGCGTCTGCTGCGCGCGAACAGGCTGACGAACGACGCGGCCCACCGCCAGCACGCCGCTGCGGCGGAGCCGGCTCCGGTCGCCGGTGTCCACGTGCCCCCGGGTGCCGTCGCGCCGGTCGCGTCCCCGGTGGCGCCGGACCGTCCCGTCGGGCTCCCCCAGCCGGGTGTCTTCCAGGTGCCGGGCGGCGCGACGGCGACGCCACAGCCTCGTGCGGCTGCGGCCAAGGTGCAGCCGGCTGACGACGAGGAGCAGATCTCGCTCTTCTACCTCCTGCAGCACTACACCAAGGAGAACAAGGACCGCTACGACCGTCAGCGCAAGGCGCGGGCGGACGCGAAGGAGCTCGAGCAGGTCGCGCAGCCTGTGGCGCCCACGATGCCCCCGCCCGGATATGCGGACCACGGGTCTCCCGAGGTGCCGGCGCAGCTCGTCGGACACGATCCCGTCCACGGTTATGCGCACGGCGTTGCTCCGGGTGCGGTTGCGCAGCAGGGTGCCGTCCACGGCGGCTACGAGCAGCCGGGAGCGGCTCCTGCCACGCACCAGCCGTACCCGTACGGGGCGGCCGCGGTCACGCACGTCAGCGCCGGCCCGCCCGCGGACCCGCGTCACGCGGGACCGCCCGGGCAGCCCTTGCCTCCGTCGCCGTACGTGCTCTTCGGGCTGCGTGACGAGGCGACGGGCGTGACGACGTGGCTCGAGAAGCCCATCACGGTCGTCGGGCGCCGTCGGGCACGGGTCGACGTCGCGATCTCGGACGACCTCGTGAGCAAGCAGCATGCGATCCTTCAGGTCGACGCGGGTGTGTGCTCGATCATCGACAACGCCTCGACGAACGGTGTCGAGGTCGACGGCCAGAAGATCGCTCCGCTCGAGCCCGTGGTCGTACGTCAGGGAACGCACGTGAAGATCGGTGAGGCACGGTTCACGGTCGTCGAGCACCGCTGAACGGCGGTGCCCTGTTGCGACGTGACCGCGTGCTGGTTACTGTCACCGGACCCAGGAGCATGAGGAGGAGCGGATGAGCGTGAAGAGCTCGAGGACCCTGCTGGTGGCCGGGGTGTGCGCGATCGCGCTCACCGGCTGTACCGCGAGCAACGACCCCGGCCCGACGATCGTGCCGCCCACGACGGTTCCCGCGCCGACGATCCCGGCGCCGACGACGCCCGGTGAGGAGACCACGACTCCCGACGCCGCGCCGACGACGAACGCGCCGGAGGTCGACGCCTCGCTCTGGTGCGCCCCCGGCGACGCGGACGAGGGCGACGTCGAGGTGACGTTCGGCAAGATCTCTGCGGCGAGCGACGAGTGGGCGAGCTCGATCGACCGTACCTGGCGGCACTACATCCCCGTGACGGTGACGAACCGCATGGACGTGCCGTGCACGTTTGACCTGTGGCTCGACGGCGCCGTCGACGGCGGCAGGACGGCGAACGAGGACCTCACGGTTCCGCTGCTCCCGGGCGAGTCGTACTCGTTCCAGGCGTTCGACCTCGAGGAGATGGTGAAGTTCAGCGCCGACTCGAAGGACGCGAAGCCCGCGGCCAAGATCACGCCCTCGGTCAATCTCGTGACGCGTGACCCGTACCTCGACTACTACGACCTCACGACCGAGGTCGGCAAGGTCGAGGGCAAGGGGGGAGACGCGACCCTCCCGGTGACGGTGACGCTCAACGGTCTCAAGCCCGGCATGCCGGAGCGGACGGGACTCTCGGAGGACGACATGTTCGTCCTGGGGCTCGACGCTGACGGAACCGTCGTGACGAAGGCGTCGGCGTCCATCGACCCGTTCACGTTGGGGGAGACCCGCACGATCGAGCTCAAGGTCGGCGGTGGCTCGTCCTCCGACGACTTGCGCAACCAGATGCCTGTTGCGACCTATGACGACGTCGTGACGTGGCACGTCGCGCTCCAGCCGGCGAAGACGAAGCTCGAGGATCGCTGACGGCACGGCCACAGCTCCCACCGTGGGCCCCGGTGCGCACCCGCGTGCCGGGGTCTTCGGCGTAGCGAGGGCTGCGGCGACCCGGTTGCGGCGGCATGCTAGAGTGGCCTGTTGGCGTGCCTGTCGCGCGCCGCAGCCTCACGCATCAGATGGCGGGCGTGTGGGGACGAGTTCGAACCCCTCACGGGGTTGTCGCCCGGACGGGTGGTGGTGGCCGAAGGCCGCCGCTCGCGTGCGGGAAACAGGTGTGGTTCACCTCACCTGACCAGGATGGTTGCTTCGGGCGACCATTCGGCATTATGCTAGCGCTTTGCGCTGACGTGTGTCCTGACGTCTTGCCCGCCATCGAATCCCTGCCTGCACGGCCCACGGTATCCCACCGCTGGCCGTAGCCGTGCGCGGAACGTGGTCGGCGGTCGGGTGCGCCGAAGCGCACAGCGTGCACTCGAACCGCAGGGAAGGACCCCTCTTGGCTGCCTCGCGCACCCCTTCTGCACCGTCCGCCGACGCGATCGCGAACCGCACCGCGTCGCCGCGTCTCTCCTTCGCAAGGATCTATGAGCCCCTCGAGGTCCCCGACCTCCTGGGGCTTCAGACCGAGAGCTTCGACTGGCTCCTCGGCAACGAGAAGTGGCAGGCGCGCGTCGCCGCCGCGCAGGAGGCCGGCCGTCGGGACGTCCCGATGAAGTCGGGCCTCGAGGAGATCTTCGAGGAGATCTCCCCGATCCAGGACTTCGGCGAGACCATGGAGCTCGCGTTCTCGAACCACCGGTTCGAGCCGCCGAAGCACTCGGCCGACGAGTGCAAGGAGAAGGACTTCACCTTCGCTGCGCCGCTCTTCGTCACGGCCGAGTTCACGAACACGGGTACGGGCGAGATCAAGAGCCAGACGGTCTTCATGGGCGACTTCCCGCTCATGACGGAGCGCGGCACCTTCATCATCAACGGCACCGAGCGTGTCGTCGTCTCCCAGCTCGTCCGTTCGCCGGGCGTCTATTTCGAGCGCACGCCCGACAAGACGTCGGACAA encodes:
- a CDS encoding FHA domain-containing protein, producing the protein MTTFDYTEAGGGGRLETVLAPEASIDGTTWGMLSHNVIPGIARVSRSQLDDRVSLAFGVVGTPLARTMDQQLRKEEVLWMLDAMVEAVLAVERHMIPVESVVYDPDHVYVDAASRTVTMICVPVDGVDHGDPVTFFKKVIFNLRYDQRDDTTYVSDLINVLGGSEAHDLSRLARLLRANRLTNDAAHRQHAAAAEPAPVAGVHVPPGAVAPVASPVAPDRPVGLPQPGVFQVPGGATATPQPRAAAAKVQPADDEEQISLFYLLQHYTKENKDRYDRQRKARADAKELEQVAQPVAPTMPPPGYADHGSPEVPAQLVGHDPVHGYAHGVAPGAVAQQGAVHGGYEQPGAAPATHQPYPYGAAAVTHVSAGPPADPRHAGPPGQPLPPSPYVLFGLRDEATGVTTWLEKPITVVGRRRARVDVAISDDLVSKQHAILQVDAGVCSIIDNASTNGVEVDGQKIAPLEPVVVRQGTHVKIGEARFTVVEHR
- a CDS encoding WG repeat-containing protein → MKSYRVLVLMVLCVSIAAGWFSLARSNATLTGEYDSRLAAGRAAAEIGATREVQEQMRAALAIRPSFEVANELAVYLRDNAPQDMYVDELEKLVAGYPNRPEGYEMLVAAHTKAEEWPEAYAVLEAAAAREVVSTALTTERTGLAYRYRLAPTPYPEITPYTRYDVATILDGSEWAYVNAKGTTLDGRFDVVSPYWNGERAVVVEGLPRFVDDKGQTTYVATRAGYAGYGIYADGLFDATLKDGTATFLTDAFRPAFGDTVYEEVTTFVGGLAGAKQGGAWSVLDRGGKVVGSGYAAVAVDESRILVGQDRYFAKVGESFQMFDMAGSRVGDGAYEDARPFDASGPAAVKVGGDWGFVGTDGSMVVAPAFEDARSFANGLAAVRTGGLWGYVDSAGKLVIPATFRDATRFSSEGTALVLTDAASTPAMLLDLDSPTASPSPDGAATPAPTATGTAAADATSDPAGTPADPGATSDPSLPTTPAPGEAPRVEETPGWRLLELVRFK